The window AGAAGCATTTATAAGAAACTACTTTAAAATCTTAGTTTCTTATAAAAACCTTTGATGtaacttttataattattaaaataaaggaAGAATAAAATGAGATGAAAGATCAAAACACCCTGTTAGAAGGATGGATGACATGTGACAAATATTAAAAGAAGACCTAAAAAGATTATACATGAGATATTCAAAGAAAATTTACATGTCAACAGTCTCACTGCACATATGATATATAATAGGGTGCAATGACGTTGTTTAATCCATGTAGTCGACTGCACATATGATATATAATGGGGTGCAATGACGTTGTTTGATCCATGTAGTCGACCCTAACTAGTGGAAAAAGACTCTGTTGTTGATGTCATTGTTTGTTGTTGaaggaagaataaaataaatgacacaTTGTCACATTGTCAACTAGGAAAAGAAGAATACATCAAAAGGTTCACAATTGTTGTTTACTTGTTACAAGTAGGTTAAATATCAAAAACAAATTATAACATCTGAATATCAACAAAGCAAAAATGGCATTTGAAATTgcctctcattttctttctttcctttccttgtCTCCTCATCCATCATCAAGCAGTTCCTCATAGCAAAAGATCATAATGGTTCTTACCACTGTACAATAGCCTCACAGGTTTCTTGGGATTCCTGTTTCTAGCACCCTTTATGAACTCACTTCCATACTCCGCAATGGGAATGAAACCAGATCCCCAACCACTCCCTCTATGCTGCAAATAATTTACAAACCAGACAAAAaccgtttttttattttttaaggtgTTTGCCAAATTTCTAGtcgtaaaagtaaaagtactagaaaaattaaaaaaaaaaatcttttttgagaagctacaatttacatctttttaaaaagatttttttaaaaaaaatatatttttcacataataaataaacaaaaaaatacttttatattattatactcaaacataattgatagataaaaagatatttttgcatgagatatccaaacaaaattgtatttttctaaaagatctttaaaaaaaagataactcaaaaaaaaaatcttgtttAAAAGGTCATCGAAATAAGCCCTAAATCACCATTTTGATGCTTGGAAGATTAGTAGTCCCACAAAGATTCATAATTATCTCATGGTATCCGAAAAAAATTGGTTTCCTTGAAAAATACATCCAATGTGAGGATAATGTTGACAGCAAactaatatttatctttcaagaGTTGAAATAGTGGTTTACtcattataataaaaacaaaataattgcTAAATTACTCGGTCCTTaaagttttaccaaattttcaattatatcCTTATAGTTTAAAACTTTGTAATTAAGGCTtcatattagataaaaattttccAGGATATCCTTGCtaacattatttattaaaaagtatgaaatattttttgaatattatttgTGTTTAATGTAGGATGAAGTGTGGAATATTCTAGAAATAAATATTCTGAAATTATTCTGGTTTTTTGAAAGATAACAACTAGTAAtacctaacaaaaaaaaatctagtataaggacccaattacaaactttCAAATTGTAAAGGACTAATTGAAAAGTTGATGAAAGtattaatagagtaattaaacctaatataAACTACAAGAATCATACTAAACTGGCCACAAGGCAGTTCACAAATGCACTAAATATCCAAGTACTATCTACATTTGTTCTCCTCCCCCAAAATACAGGAATTATTACCTATTTATACCAaatcttttcataaaaaaattagagCAACAACGAAATAATCACCCATTGTATAGACATGCTTTCCATACACAAGTCATAATATTTAATAAAGCAAGTACATTAGATAATATCAACCTAGTAAGAATTAGGCATACCTCATGCTCTGGTATGTAAACAATAATTGGCTGCTTACATAACTTTGACAGTACCTGCCAGAATATGGCCATTGCTCAGTGTCTGATTATTTGTTCAAGGGATTTGTGGATCAATTAGGAAACAAGGATTAAAACATTGACAAACGAGTAATGACATAATATCCTAAGAATATTTCTAAACATCCACTTAAATACTTAATGAGGTAGAAAGCAGATACTTCCAGTGTCTTGGTATGTTGTCAAAAGGTATCAATTCTTCTTTCATTTAGAAGTTAGGAGAATCTTTAAGAGGATCTCTTAGGAGGACAATTCAATTCTTCTTGATAGTGTAGGACCAACTCTTGTTTAGAAGGCCTAACGGGAGTTTCTATCAAAAGTTATgactaaataagtaaataatgccACTTTCTGTATTGATCAAATATCAAAATACCAAGATATGATATTAAATCATTTAACTAGGTAGATTATGATATAATTTACTTATAGTTTGACAAATAAAATTTCTTTTACAGAGGTTCCAGTCCTTGATCAAACCCCAAGCTCTACATATGATAGCATCGTGAAACGAGTCAAATTATTTAATTGATCTAATGCCTATCCGTCTATGACAGAATGATGCCAAAACAATGCATTCAATTTCAATATTCTAAGGTTTGTCTAAGAAGAACATATGTAAGACTTATATAAACTTCGATTATAAATGTATTGAAATCTTAAAATATAGAAGAGGTAGAAAAAGCAAAGCTTACAGTACTTAAGAAATATGCATATAGAAACACTAACCAGCAGCTCCGACTCTCCTCCCCAAAAATCAGATCGCGCAATTCGTTGGCAGTAACTGCAGAATAGCACATTTAATCATGCCACTGTATACAAATTACACAATATACTTCAAAATCTCCGATCTCTTGAGATTTCCAAAACATACCGTGGTAGAGACTCATCAACTGTGATGGCAATGAGAGCTTCTTCATATAATTTACGTTCTCCATTATTATCACATATAACTTCTTTCACAGCCATTCTTAGTTCATCTGCGCTATCATGGGCAAGGCAAAAGattcaaaagaagagcaaaggaGGAAAAAAAAATAGGAGTCATAAGACAAGATGCGAAAGAAACTTGGAAAAAAGTAGTTAAATTTGAAAGCAGAACCAGCCATAATTATTATCACCATGCTTTGTGTTACATAAAGAACATCCTGTAAgtgaaagcaaaaaaaaaaaaaaaaaaagggcaatATCTTTTCCCATTGGCATGTCTGTTGTCAGTATATCAGCATACCTGCATCTTCTCTCTCTTTGCGTTGGTTAAGAGAGACTCCCTTATTGTAAGCCATTCCTTTGACCTAATTTTGTTGAAAAACCAATATCAAATTAGCCATGTTTAAAGCTCAAATACAGATTGGAAACAACTtatataaattagtaaaaataaaGGTTTTTTTCCACAAAGCACAATCAATCATGAATCATCCTCTTGTTTGTGATGTTCCATACCCACCAGGCAAAACTTTTCTTGACCAATGTCTGCAAGGAAGTACCATGCAAAGAACCTCCCAACTCTCAAATCTTAAGGCTAGTTATATCATTCTGCGCTATGCCAGACAGACTAAACTGATAGTTCATAGAGGAATTATTCACTAGAGTCAGTGCTTGAAAATAGCAGTGCAGTGGAAACAACATGGTTAAAATTAAATACGGCAGAAGCTAGAAAGATCATGAAAAAATGGATTACATTCCAGTCAGGTACTTTCAACAGAAGACAAGAGTCCATCACCAACAACTCCAAACTTAATTTTAATATGCCCAGGAAATACTATCTAATAACTTTATGAATCTCATCCTCCCCTCGGTTCTTCAAATATTCCTAATTGCTAGAGCAGGCAGCATTTAGAATCTTGTACTTTTCTCAGGCTGATTTCAAATGGTGGAGGTCATCTACTCAGCATCACATTTGAAATCCACTAATCCAAATACCATTAACTTTTCAGTTTTCAACAAGAGTTATTTTGTTTCCTATACATGCAAGGATTAGAAGAAAACTCGATTCACAAGGATGGGACTTGATGAGCTGTTTCAAGTCTATATACTAGGCAGTTCAGTAAGAATTATGTAACAAATATTATAGCATACGGgtctttaaaaaatttcaaaggttaaaaataaaaacacttcAAAAATCGAGGAGTAACAAATCAAATCAGCATGTGAATTCTGCAAAGGAGAAACCAGAGAAGTGATTAAAACAAATGGCAAAGAAGACAGTACCAGTGCACGAAACATACACCTTCCATCCCCTGTGACCTTCTGAACCGAAAACTGCTCTAGCTTCTTCATAGCTGGAGACTGTCCACCACTGACATATCCAGGTGACAAGCAAACGAATCGAAATTCAAACCATGaaggaaaaattttcaaaacttctCATCCACTTTTGAAAAACTTACGAACTctccaaaatcaaataaaaaaggaCAAAACAAGTCAACCACAGTGCACATATATAGTTCCTCAATATTTTAGATTCTTCAAACATCTTAGGTTATCTCACCCttctataattaaaaatttgaaatcccACATCAAATCCCCTAAACACACACAAAATAAGACTAGAATCATTATTATTTTGGTTTGACTGAAAAACAGTATACAAATTCATAATTTCCTATGTCATTAGGCATATCCACATTCTACTAATAGATTTCTATACATAGctcctttttattctttttccttttttttttttaatgtttaaagcTCAAGAACTTGAACTACTGGTTGGAAAATTCAAGTGCCCATGAGTTTGAGGCAAATAGATGTACATACTCATATtttgaacaataaaataaaataaaacaaaaccatGGAGTGaccagaaagaaagaaagaaaaagcgaGGGAAATGATGACTCACAGTGATGAGGAAATTCTAGCGAAAAAAAGAGTGCTAGTGCTACAATTTCCGATTCCAAATAAGCTTGTGATGTTACTGGATTTaggagcagcagcagcagcaagtGAAGGAAGTGGCGAAGATACAAGCTCAAATTTTGCTGTACCATTTCTCAGCTGCTCCAAAATATCCTCTGCAAGAGAGAGAGAACAATTGGAATAACAATAAGAAGAGTTAAAACGAGTGTTCATAGTGCGGTGTAGGATCTGTTTGTTTACTAAGTAAATCGCAGAAACAAAAAGAGAGAATATTAAATATAGAAAGAGAGGGGGACGCGAGGAAGAGGTGTATGGTTACGATTGCAGAGCTTGTTCGCCATGGAATGAGAATTGAAACGCGAGTACTTCAATACTTCAGTAAGTTGAGAGGAGGAGataagaggaggaagaagaagtatAGAAATTGGGGGGAACGGACTAGAAAGAAGGAACTAGGAAGGCATGACTCCCTTCAAGTTTAAGGGTGGCTAAATCCTCCACAGTGATCCTTTAATTActttttgttgtaaaataaataaataaataagaaatatgtaaatataagataaaaaaatataaatatagaatTCTAGTAGTAATATTTTCCATAATTACTATCTTAATATAATTGAGATGATtattatatttactaatatattaTAAACTTAAGGCCTTGGATagatagagaaaagagagaattaTAATGTATGGAGGAAGGaaagaatattttattattgCTATGTGTTTTTTTAGATTGATACTTCTTCTATTTCTACACACAAATTGTCATCACTTTTCAACCTTCATTAAATTTGAAGtgattcttatcacaacactctccTTGGATGTCCATTTAGAATTATGcatcgttaaaaccttactaaaaaaACCCAATaagaaaaaactttagtgaaagcgcaaaagagtacaatatcctttgtgacggggactgcctcattaaaaatcttgtcaagaaaaacccaatgggaaaaaaacctgaccaaggaaaaaagagtacagtctccccctcttgtcaacatcatttaatgtctcaaaatcgacgcatcccaatctcatgtaccaatcttttaaagaaggattttgggagtgactttataaataaatttgccagattgtcacttgaacggatctgttggacatcaattgtcccttgattttaaagatcatgagtgaagaagaatttgggagaaatatgctttgttctatcacctttaatgtatccacccttaagttgagcaatgcatgctgtattatcttcaaataggacagttgaagctatcttatgatcaattagtCCACATGATAACAagatatattggatcaaactcttgagccaaaaacactcgcgacttacttgtaccaccatatgtgaacaggtatcctgtttgaaaTTTCCCTTTGTGTGGATTAGACAAGTATCcaacatctgcatagccaactagttgtgacttggatccatatggataaaacaatcccatgtcaactgttccatgaagatatcgaaagatttgtttgattccactccaatgtcttctagttggagagtaactatatcttgctagtaaattcacaacaaatgatatatcaggtcatgtattattagcaagatacattagcggtccaatggcactaagatatggtacttcagggcCAAGgatattttcattttctctttaggacggaattgatccttttccacatccaaagaccttacgatcattggggtacttaatggatgtgacttatccatataaaatctcttcaagatcttttatgtgtatgttgtttgatgaatgaaGATCCCactttttgtatgctcgatctggaggccgagacaaaatttagtctttccaagatctttcatctcaaactcttcttttagagtttttataatagTTGAAATCTCTtaaggagtcccaatgatatttaaatcatcaacgtacacagcaattataatgaattcagatgtagatttctttatgaaaacacatgggcagatatcatcatttttAAATCCGTTTTTTgctagatactcagtaagacaattataccacattcgtccagattgctttagaccatataaagatctttgcaatttaactaaGTATAATCCATGTGAATATTTATTggatagtttagatttctttagtCCTTCAGTGACTtttatatagatatcacgatctaacaagccgtataagtaggctgttaccacatccattaaatgtatATGTAACTTATGATATGcgaataaactgaccaaataacgcaatgttattgcatccactataggggaatatgtttcttcaCAATCTATACCGggtctttgtgaaaaaccttgtgctacaagtcgagctttgtagcgtacaacttcatttttctcatttcgttttctcggaaaatacccatcggtatccaataggttttacatcttctgatgtacagactacaggtccaaagacttcacgttttgcaggtgagtctaactcagcctctatggcttcttcccattttggccaatcattcctttgtcgatatttttcgactgatcttggcttaagatccttactttcatgcatgatatttaatgccacattatacgcaaatatttcattgataatTGTCTTATTTCAGTCCCATTTCTCtcatgtaaagacataatttatcgagatctcgttgTTTTCACAAATTTCAGGTACCTAAACGTCTTTtggcgttaaaattatatcagaattttggacaactgcaggtgtctttactatgtctttttcaataggaatagcattgacctcttttctttttcaagaattttgtctttagaaccgacaggcctgccacgcttctggcgtgaatttgcttcagtggctatttgtccaACTGGGGTATCAATTCCAATCGGagcatttttcgctggtatataagatttgattatcctctttgtatcgaaaaatgcatcagggaattcatttgctattctttgcaaatgtataatcttttgaacttcttgttcacattgccctgatcgaggatctaaatgcatcaacgatgatgcattccaattaagttccttttcaagaagcttattctctctccctaatattggaaattttgattcattaaAATGACAATCAGCAAATCGGACTTTAAATACATCCCCATTTTATAGCTCAAGATACCTtattatagagggagaatcatatccaatatatatccccaatttctttggggtcccattttagtgcgagaaggtggtgcaatggaaacatatatcgcacacccgaatattcttaaatgggaaacatttggctgctggccaaaagctaattacaTAGGAGAGAACTaatggtaacttgttggcctcaaacgaatgagtactgcggcatgtaaaatagcattcCCCCAAGCTGAGGTTGGGAGATttattctcataagtaagggtctagcaatcaattggaggcgtttaataagtgattctgctaacctattttgtgtgtgaacatgagttactagatgttcaacacttattccattagccatacaataagcatcaaaggcttgggaagtaaattcaccagcattatcaagacgaattgctttgattgaattttctagaaattgtgcttttaatcgaataatttgagccagtaatctcgcaaacgctaggttgcgagaagacaataagcacacatgtgaccatctcgaagatacgtctattaggaccataaaatatctaaaagatccacatggtggatgaataggtccacatatattgcCTTGAattctttctaggaattcaggggactcaaatccaatctttactggtgatggccttaaaattaactttccctgagaacatgcagcacaacaaaattcactagatttaagaatcttctggttctttaatgaatgtccatgggagttttcaataattttccGTATCATTGTTGTtctcggatgacccaatcggtcgtgccaaattatgaattcatttgggctagtaaacttctggtttacaatggcatgtgactcaattgcactaatcttggtataatataacccagatgagaGTAAgaataacttttctaatataacctttttatttaaatcatgagttgtgatacataaatactcatgatttttctcattcattgtttcaatatgatatccatttcggcgaatatctttaaaactcagcaagtttcttagagacttggtagacaatagtgcattctttattataaattttgtttctctaggaaacaaaattatagctctttcggAGCCTTCTATTACATTGCACGagacaataatagtattaacatattcttcttttggcacaagatggataAAATAtgtatcacttttgagaatggtgtgcgaacttgcactatccgcaaggcaaacatcttcactatatgtccttaccattctcttcaaagacaaataataataaaatgagtagaaatatTTACGCAGTAAAATTATTTccttgattgaaaatatttttctaaaaaatatagtatataccaaaaattttattattattatcttagcatattcaataattttgaaatttataaatattttattaaacattatttatatacatcgtacttgaaattcaaatgcatagaaaataaaacttaacaagaagttctttacattatttatttacatgaatacttaacaatctcacatattaaactattccatcattgatcaaatgaccaatatttcctttcggatcctcaaagaaatcagatacatcataatgagtgatggaattttcaacatcatttgaaacaaaattcgacTCCTTTCTTTTGTCGTCTTTTTTCAAAGATgtttgataaagatcgactaggtgccttggggtacgacaagtacgtgaccaatggccctttccaccacaacggaaatatttatcctctgctgatttattttgcccattatttctttctttatcccacttctgctGATATCCTTTgtaaacataattctttttccttccataattttttttgttactaaaaccttgccatttacctcttctggggtaatgatttgccgcatttgcttcagaaAATGGGACGGCGCCAGCTGGGtgcgcttcatgatttcttaaaagtaattcattgttacgttcagcaacaagaaggtaagaaattaactcataatattttttaaatcctttttctcgatactgctgctgcaggagcacatttgaggcatggaaggtcgataaagttttctctaacatatcattatcagatATCTTTTCcctacataatttcattcgtgaggtgatttgaAATATTGCAAAATTATTTTCATTTACGAATTTAAAATtctgtagacgcaagtgcgtctattcatatcgggtttgaggaagtatcaccgtcttttgatgattgtacctttcttcaaggtctttccacagatctgcaggatcttttaatatgagatattcatttttcaatccttcgtcaagatgacgacgaagaaaaatcatagctttggctttatccttttgggatgtattattttcagccttaatggtatctccaagatccattgaatcaagatggatttcagcatctaatatccatgataaataattgtttccagatatatcaagagcattaaatttaagatgagagagttttgacataatgaaaatttgttacctgagtcttcctaaaatttggtcagagtctcgtgctgataacatgttgtgaaataaataaataaataaataaataaataaataaggaagatgtaaaTATAAGatagagaaatataaatataGAACTCTAGTAGTAATATTTACCATAATTACTATCTTAATATAATCGAGATGATtattatatttactaatatattaTAAACTTAAGGCCTTCGGATagatagagaaaagagagaattaTAATGTATGGAGGAAGAAAAGAATGTTTTATTACTGCTGTGTATTTTTTTAGATTGATGCTTCCTCTATTTATACACACAAATTGTCATCACTTCTCAACCTTCATTAAATTCATTCTCTCTTGAGAATGGACATCCACGTATGAAGTGATCCTTATCACaacactttttattattttaatttcttaaatccTGATACATACCCTATACCTCTACTAAAGAATCAAATCATAACTAACCACATAATACAGAAGAGTTAACACAGAACTCAGTGACAACTTCAAAATAGTCAAACATTATCTTCTAAACGTTACCACAAAGAACGACACTTAATAACCAACCAAGAATCTCGTACTTATCCACACAACGGGTAAAATAATCATCTATAAAACCAAGCATACAATCTCGGAAAAGTTCAGGTTCTAATTTAAGTCTTATTCCAAGTTATAGTATTCTCTAAAAAGCCttctactgacttgagcgtcggagtatcttttgCAAGTATTCCTGCCGCGGTGTTCCAGCTACGCCGACCTATAGCTCTTCAGGACAAGTAACACATTGCTCGGAAGAGATTGCCATAGCTCGGCGACTCTCACAGGACAAAACATTTGGCGCCCAATGTGGGACTCAATAGACAAAATCCCCACTAAGCCTAACCCTCTTTTTTAGCTTTGTGCTCTCTTCTTTCAAGATTACTCGGTCTCGAAGGATGGCTGACAACAGGATCTAGCAACCCACACAAGCAGAGCTCTTAACTCAGATTGCCGAGCTTCTGGCGGAAGTTCGACAGATAGCTGAATTATCGTCCAATAGCCGAGCTAGGAAACAGGGCGAGGGAGAATCCCGAAGCTCAAACCAGACTGACACGGAATCCCAAAAGTTCACTCCACCAAAAGAGAAAGTGACTATAGACAACCCCTTCTCGGAAGACATCATGAAATTCCAAATGCCAAAAAATTTTGTGCTGCCTGCTGCCCTTGAACCATACAAGGAGTTTGGTGACCCTCGTGTCCATATTAGGAAATTTCAATCTATGATGTTCTTTAATGATGCCTCTGAGCCTATACTTTGCCGAGCTTTTCCTACTTATCTAGACGATTCTGCATTACTTTGGTTTTCTAAGTTGTCTACATGTTTAATCTCCTCTTTTTAAGAACTGGTGAGATCCTTCTTCGATTACTTCACTGCGTCAAGAATATACGTGCATGGGATAGACTATCTAAGCACCATCAAGCAAGGACAGCACGAagtgtaagaaccgcaactaatcaatcggttaattaagtgattatattACCCAAAATAGGGTCCAAGgatttagaatgagaatttgaggatttaaatatgatttttggactcagtatgtctttctgagtcaaaaaatgtgttttctgctaaaaaccgtgaaaaatcgcaaaccggcagttgaaccggtcgaaacggttcaagtctgcccgatactgtgcgagaaaaagtgaaaacagtcaaaaaccttagaaaaatagtGGAAGTAAAaaatcgggcgttaattttaaaggtttggcccaaaattgggtcaaacgggctaaaaacgctaacaggttggaccgggcccaagttgggcccaagcccaatatATAAAttggttcatttaatgaacccattcagcaacaacacactcaaacaccaCACTTGCATGCTGAAAAGGGGGAGGAATAAAAACTACCCTATGGTTACTATTCATTACCATCTtcacaagctcatatcttgatTTACAGAGCTCTGATCGCCGCATCGTTTgtggctacgcgttccttgtgaagaactctacaaaacccatccaaGAAACTGGTGAGGTAACCACAAAATCTCCTCAGTTCTTCTCTACAAAATTTTGAATCGTAGGATTTTTGATTAAgtagaattttgtgattttggatgtttaggtacACTTTAACCTTTGGTTAGTGCTCCGAGGGTTATCTGAaattggaggtcgatctcggtcaaGATCTTCTATACTAGTCGGTGTCGATGTGTCTGGCTGGTGAgaggtggccggagctgtcgtgtccgacttgttggctgGCTGCACtgttgatccttggtcaccggaaggtggggggtacctgcaagagactccgatgcttaagttagcatgggtattaacaggttttttgtagaatcagagtatgagttatacctgggtgctccagtgtatttatagtagtgtgggctgacctttctgataagataagttagttatcttatcttatcttatcttattttaggtgaagtcagcttatcttcaagggaaccgcctttatctctataggcttggattgcctttggatttgggtcgtgttcctctatttgggccctttattgggctttcctgttgatttggccgatctctttaagaagagatcggatagtcggacctgaagaggtcggtcgccatgtcgctaaacatcccgggtcggacagctcgacccagggtatgaacagtgcccctgcttgagctcggtcttctgcttTGAGGTCGAGTTTTTTGACTTCGAACTTTTTATAGCGAAGCCAAACTCGAGcacttttgtcgattcctttctttgtagagctttttgaatgtagaacgtttttcctctaaaaacgcgcgcttttgtattagcgctttgttCTAGGGAacatgcgagggtttaataccttcattaattggtattaattgccccgtttctcttgctttgttttgaattttgcttCCTCAGAAAAATagtttctcttcttcctttttctttgtaaCTCCTTTGTTCTCTCTATCTCTGTCTTTTCTTGCGTTGCGGTATCTTCCAGCGATCCAGAGATTCCTTCCTTTCTACTTCTTCCGGAGCTTCTCATTTCTCCAGGTTAGTTCCATTTTGCAATTACTTTTCTCTTTCGTTGCTTTGGCTTTGGTTTTgtggtgaagttttgattttggagaaagtttggatctttcagTTTTTTTGGGGCCTAATTGTTGTTGTATTGTGTGTTCTGGGAGTTTCTTCGTCTTTCGTATGAACTTTTTTGCCTTTCCTGTTGCTTGATActtttagggcttttgcatgttatcaCCATTTCTGCT is drawn from Arachis hypogaea cultivar Tifrunner chromosome 12, arahy.Tifrunner.gnm2.J5K5, whole genome shotgun sequence and contains these coding sequences:
- the LOC112727903 gene encoding OVARIAN TUMOR DOMAIN-containing deubiquitinating enzyme 3, coding for MANKLCNQDILEQLRNGTAKFELVSSPLPSLAAAAAPKSSNITSLFGIGNCSTSTLFFARISSSLGGQSPAMKKLEQFSVQKVTGDGRCMFRALVKGMAYNKGVSLNQRKEREDADELRMAVKEVICDNNGERKLYEEALIAITVDESLPRYCQRIARSDFWGGESELLVLSKLCKQPIIVYIPEHEHRGSGWGSGFIPIAEYGSEFIKGARNRNPKKPVRLLYSGKNHYDLLL